A part of Mycolicibacterium sp. TUM20985 genomic DNA contains:
- the nusB gene encoding transcription antitermination factor NusB, translating into MSDRRGDRGRHQARKRAVDLLFEAEARGLTPAEIADGRTSLAETDSELSTLNPYTVTVARGVTEHAAHIDDLISAHLQGWTLERLPAVDRAVLRVAVWELLHADDVPEPVAVDEAVELAKSLSTDDSPGFVNGVLGQVMLVTPQIRAAAAAVRSTPEGA; encoded by the coding sequence ATGAGTGACCGTCGCGGGGACCGCGGCCGCCACCAGGCCCGCAAACGTGCCGTCGACCTGTTGTTCGAGGCGGAGGCCCGCGGGCTGACCCCCGCCGAGATTGCCGACGGGCGAACGTCGTTGGCGGAGACCGACTCCGAGCTGTCGACGCTGAACCCGTACACCGTGACCGTCGCACGAGGCGTCACCGAGCACGCCGCGCACATCGACGACCTGATCTCGGCTCACCTGCAGGGCTGGACGCTGGAACGCCTCCCCGCCGTCGACCGGGCGGTGCTTCGGGTCGCGGTGTGGGAGCTGCTGCACGCCGACGACGTGCCCGAGCCGGTGGCCGTCGATGAGGCCGTGGAGTTGGCCAAGAGCCTGTCCACCGACGACTCGCCGGGGTTCGTCAACGGTGTGCTCGGCCAGGTGATGCTGGTGACCCCCCAGATCCGCGCCGCCGCGGCCGCCGTCCGGAGTACCCCCGAGGGAGCCTGA
- a CDS encoding B-4DMT family transporter: MSKWLLRGLVFAALMVVVRLLQGALINMMESQALYISILLVAVFAIAAFIWGVIDGRADANANPDPDRRSDLAMTWLLAGLFAGIVSGFVAWFISLFYENLYAQGLLNEITTFAAFTALLMFVFAIAGVALGRGLVDRNAPPIQRRSDGDRADTDVFAAVHDDRGDRGDRDEGVTVPASTADAGSSTTTEALETKPEERR; the protein is encoded by the coding sequence ATGAGTAAGTGGTTGCTGCGCGGACTGGTGTTCGCTGCGCTGATGGTCGTCGTCCGGCTGCTTCAGGGTGCCCTGATCAACATGATGGAAAGCCAGGCGCTGTACATCAGCATCCTGCTGGTTGCCGTGTTCGCGATCGCGGCCTTCATCTGGGGTGTGATCGACGGCCGCGCCGACGCGAACGCGAACCCCGACCCCGACCGTCGTAGCGACCTGGCGATGACGTGGCTGCTGGCCGGCCTGTTCGCCGGCATCGTCTCCGGCTTCGTCGCGTGGTTCATCTCGCTGTTCTACGAGAACCTCTATGCGCAGGGTCTGCTCAACGAGATCACGACGTTCGCCGCGTTCACGGCGCTGCTGATGTTCGTCTTCGCCATCGCCGGCGTGGCGCTGGGTCGCGGACTCGTCGACCGCAATGCTCCCCCGATCCAGCGGCGCAGCGATGGTGACCGGGCCGACACCGACGTCTTCGCGGCCGTGCACGACGACCGCGGCGACCGCGGCGACCGCGACGAGGGCGTGACGGTTCCGGCGTCGACGGCTGATGCCGGGTCCAGCACGACCACCGAAGCTCTCGAGACCAAGCCCGAGGAACGGCGCTAA
- a CDS encoding aminopeptidase P family protein codes for MTISQRRARVRRRLAAADLDAMLVTDLVNVRYLAGFTGSNAALLIRVDDEKPVLATDGRYRTQAAEQAPDAELVIERACAPHLAALAAGTGVRRLGFESHVVTVDGHALLMKEANGVELVRAAGAVEALREVKDAGEVALLRLACEAADAALADLVAAGGLRPGRTEREVGRDLESRMLDHGADGVSFETIVAAGANSAIPHHRPTDAVLAAGDFVKIDFGALVAGYHSDMTRTFVLSPVAQWQRDVYDLVSTAQRLGREALAPGVSLSGVDGVSRQHIADAGFAENFGHGLGHGVGLQIHEAPGISASSAGTLLAGSAVTVEPGVYLPGHGGVRIEDTLVVGSDDAPTPELLTRFPKELAIL; via the coding sequence GTGACGATTTCCCAGCGCAGGGCTCGCGTGCGTCGCAGACTGGCCGCCGCCGATTTGGATGCAATGCTGGTAACGGACCTGGTCAACGTGCGTTATCTGGCTGGATTCACCGGTTCGAACGCGGCGTTGCTGATTCGGGTCGACGACGAGAAGCCCGTGTTGGCGACCGATGGCCGGTACCGGACGCAGGCCGCGGAGCAGGCACCGGACGCGGAGCTCGTCATCGAGCGGGCCTGCGCGCCCCATCTGGCGGCACTGGCGGCCGGCACCGGGGTGCGGCGGCTGGGTTTCGAGAGCCACGTAGTGACGGTCGACGGACACGCCCTTCTGATGAAGGAGGCGAACGGCGTCGAGCTGGTGCGGGCCGCCGGTGCCGTCGAGGCCCTGCGGGAGGTGAAGGACGCCGGTGAGGTCGCCCTGCTGAGGTTGGCCTGCGAGGCCGCAGATGCCGCGCTCGCGGACCTGGTCGCCGCCGGTGGGCTGCGGCCGGGTCGGACGGAGCGGGAGGTCGGCCGGGACCTGGAGTCGCGGATGCTCGACCACGGCGCCGATGGCGTGTCGTTCGAGACGATCGTGGCCGCGGGGGCCAACTCGGCCATCCCGCACCACCGGCCGACCGACGCCGTGCTCGCTGCGGGTGACTTCGTGAAGATCGACTTCGGTGCGCTCGTCGCCGGCTATCACTCCGACATGACCCGGACGTTCGTGCTGTCGCCCGTCGCGCAGTGGCAGCGCGACGTCTACGACCTGGTGTCCACCGCCCAGCGGCTCGGGCGGGAGGCCCTCGCCCCGGGCGTGTCCCTGTCCGGCGTGGACGGCGTGTCGCGACAGCACATCGCGGACGCGGGTTTCGCCGAGAACTTCGGACACGGGCTCGGCCATGGCGTCGGCCTGCAGATCCACGAAGCACCGGGAATCAGCGCATCGTCCGCCGGTACACTGCTTGCTGGCTCCGCGGTGACCGTGGAGCCCGGCGTCTATCTGCCCGGCCATGGCGGCGTCCGCATCGAGGACACGCTGGTCGTGGGCAGTGATGATGCACCCACACCCGAGTTGCTGACCCGGTTCCCCAAGGAACTGGCGATTCTCTAG
- a CDS encoding shikimate kinase: MAPKAVLVGMPGSGKSTIGRRLAKALDVPLLDTDAKIVETTGRSIADIFVEGEAQFRQIEADVVRAALAEHDGVVSLGGGAITTPEVREALVGHTVVYLEISAAEGIRRTSGGATRPLLAGGDPGERFRELMTQRVPLYRQVATVRINTNRRNPGVVVRNIVQRLESAPVDRPQARRRRRPAWRRLPTVLNPAPTTEAPPSPAALARQAEARND; the protein is encoded by the coding sequence ATGGCCCCCAAGGCAGTGCTCGTGGGCATGCCCGGATCGGGCAAGTCCACCATCGGGCGCCGCCTGGCCAAGGCCCTCGACGTCCCCCTGCTGGACACCGACGCCAAGATCGTCGAGACCACGGGGCGTTCGATCGCCGACATCTTCGTCGAGGGTGAGGCGCAGTTCCGCCAGATCGAGGCCGACGTGGTGCGGGCGGCCCTCGCCGAACACGATGGTGTCGTGTCACTCGGCGGAGGTGCCATCACCACGCCCGAGGTCCGTGAGGCACTGGTCGGCCACACCGTCGTCTACCTGGAAATCAGTGCTGCCGAAGGCATTCGACGCACCTCCGGTGGTGCCACCCGGCCGTTGCTGGCCGGTGGCGATCCCGGTGAGCGGTTCCGCGAGTTGATGACGCAGCGCGTCCCGCTGTATCGGCAGGTGGCGACGGTGCGGATCAACACCAATCGCCGCAATCCCGGTGTCGTGGTGCGCAACATCGTGCAACGCCTGGAGAGCGCGCCCGTCGACCGTCCGCAGGCCCGGCGTCGCCGTCGACCCGCGTGGCGTCGGCTTCCCACCGTCCTCAACCCGGCACCCACCACCGAAGCGCCGCCGAGTCCCGCGGCGCTGGCCCGTCAAGCGGAAGCGCGCAATGACTGA
- a CDS encoding dihydroorotase has product MSVLIRGVLRYGEGDPIDVLVDDGQIAALGSDLAVPDDAEVIDARGQVLLPGFVDLHTHLREPGREYAEDIETGSAAAALGGYTAVFAMANTDPVADSPVVTDHVWHRGQQVGLVDVHPVGAVTVGLKGAQLTEMGLMAAGVGRVRMFSDDGICVHDPLIMRRALEYASGLGVLIAQHAEEPRLTVGAVAHEGPNAARLGLAGWPRSAEESIVARDAILARDAGARVHICHASTAGTVELVRWAKAQGISITAEVTPHHLLLDDARLESYDGRNRVTPPLREASDALALRQALADGVIDCVATDHAPHAEHEKMCEFAVARPGMLGLQTALSVVVETMVQPGAMTWRDVARVMSEAPASIVGLPDQGRPLEVGEPANLTVVDPDATWTVSGADLASRSDNTPYESMTLPGVVTLTLLRGKVTARDGKSPPAGGSEAAGGAAP; this is encoded by the coding sequence ATGAGTGTCCTCATTCGGGGTGTGCTGCGCTACGGCGAGGGTGACCCCATCGACGTCCTGGTCGACGACGGGCAGATCGCCGCGCTCGGATCCGATCTGGCCGTTCCCGATGACGCCGAGGTGATCGACGCCCGCGGCCAGGTGTTGCTGCCCGGCTTCGTCGATCTGCACACCCATCTCCGCGAGCCGGGCCGGGAGTACGCCGAGGACATCGAAACGGGTTCGGCGGCAGCAGCTCTGGGTGGCTACACGGCGGTGTTCGCGATGGCCAATACCGACCCCGTCGCCGACAGTCCCGTCGTCACCGACCACGTCTGGCACCGCGGCCAGCAGGTCGGCCTGGTCGACGTGCACCCGGTTGGTGCGGTGACCGTGGGTCTGAAGGGCGCTCAACTCACCGAGATGGGCCTGATGGCCGCCGGGGTGGGCCGGGTGCGGATGTTCTCGGACGACGGCATCTGCGTGCACGACCCGCTGATCATGCGGCGGGCGTTGGAATACGCTAGCGGCCTGGGCGTCTTGATCGCCCAGCACGCCGAGGAGCCGCGACTGACGGTCGGCGCAGTCGCCCACGAGGGCCCCAACGCGGCCCGGCTGGGGTTGGCCGGCTGGCCGCGATCGGCCGAGGAGTCGATCGTCGCGCGTGACGCCATCCTCGCCCGTGACGCCGGAGCGCGCGTCCACATCTGTCATGCCTCCACCGCAGGCACCGTCGAGTTGGTGAGATGGGCCAAGGCGCAGGGCATTTCGATCACTGCAGAGGTGACGCCGCATCACCTGCTGCTCGACGACGCGCGACTCGAGTCCTACGACGGTCGCAACCGCGTCACCCCGCCGCTGCGCGAGGCCTCCGACGCCCTGGCGTTGCGGCAGGCCCTCGCCGACGGTGTGATCGACTGCGTCGCCACCGATCACGCTCCGCACGCCGAGCACGAGAAGATGTGCGAGTTCGCGGTCGCCCGGCCGGGCATGCTCGGGCTGCAGACCGCGCTCTCCGTCGTCGTCGAGACCATGGTGCAACCGGGTGCGATGACGTGGCGCGACGTCGCGCGGGTGATGAGCGAGGCCCCCGCGAGCATCGTCGGACTTCCCGATCAGGGTAGGCCGCTGGAGGTGGGCGAGCCCGCCAACCTGACGGTCGTCGACCCCGACGCCACCTGGACGGTGAGCGGAGCCGACCTGGCCAGCCGGTCGGACAACACCCCGTACGAGTCGATGACCCTGCCCGGGGTCGTGACGCTGACCCTGTTGCGCGGCAAAGTGACTGCGCGAGACGGGAAGAGCCCACCGGCGGGCGGGAGCGAAGCGGCTGGGGGAGCAGCGCCGTGA
- a CDS encoding aspartate carbamoyltransferase catalytic subunit: protein MTRHLLSAADLSRDEATAILDDADRFSKALLGREVKKLPTLRGRTVITMFYENSTRTRVSFEVAGKWMSADVINVSSSGSSVAKGESLRDTALTLRAAGADALIIRHPASGAAQQLAEWTREANDSGPSVINAGDGTHEHPTQALLDALTIRQRLGSIEGKRVVIVGDVLHSRVARSNVLLLSTLGAEVVLVAPPTLLPVGVETWPVTVTHDLDAELPGADAVLMLRVQAERMNGGFFPSAREYSVLYGLSEKRSAKLADHAVVLHPGPMLRGMEIASSVADSPQSAVLQQVSNGVHVRMAVLFHLLVGAGSEVNA from the coding sequence ATGACCCGGCACCTGCTCTCTGCGGCCGACCTCAGCCGCGACGAGGCCACCGCGATCCTCGACGACGCCGACCGGTTCAGCAAGGCCCTCCTAGGCCGAGAGGTCAAGAAGCTGCCGACGCTGCGCGGGCGGACGGTCATCACGATGTTCTACGAGAACTCGACCAGGACCAGGGTGTCGTTCGAGGTCGCGGGCAAGTGGATGAGTGCCGACGTCATCAACGTCAGCTCGTCGGGATCATCGGTGGCCAAGGGCGAGTCGCTGCGCGACACCGCGCTCACCCTGCGCGCCGCCGGCGCCGACGCGCTGATCATCCGGCACCCGGCTTCGGGTGCGGCACAACAGCTTGCGGAGTGGACGCGTGAGGCCAACGACTCCGGTCCCAGCGTGATCAACGCCGGTGACGGGACCCACGAGCATCCGACGCAGGCGCTGCTCGACGCGCTGACCATCCGTCAGCGGCTGGGCTCCATCGAGGGCAAGCGGGTCGTGATCGTGGGCGACGTGCTGCACAGCCGGGTGGCGCGCTCCAATGTGCTGCTGCTGTCCACCCTGGGCGCCGAGGTGGTGCTCGTCGCGCCGCCCACCCTGCTGCCCGTGGGCGTCGAGACGTGGCCGGTCACGGTGACTCATGACCTCGACGCCGAACTGCCGGGCGCCGACGCGGTGCTCATGCTGCGCGTGCAAGCCGAGCGGATGAACGGCGGCTTCTTCCCGTCGGCGCGGGAGTACTCGGTGCTCTACGGGCTGTCGGAGAAGCGGTCGGCGAAGCTCGCCGACCACGCGGTGGTACTGCACCCCGGGCCGATGCTGCGCGGCATGGAGATCGCGTCCTCGGTGGCTGATTCGCCGCAATCGGCGGTTCTGCAACAGGTTTCCAATGGCGTCCACGTCCGGATGGCGGTGCTGTTCCATCTTCTCGTCGGTGCTGGCTCAGAGGTGAATGCATGA
- the aroB gene encoding 3-dehydroquinate synthase, translating into MTEPVTVDVLVDRPYPVIIGTGLLDDLARVLDGRHKVAILHQPVLNETAEAIRKRLSDSGIDAHRVEIPDAEDGKELPVVGFIWDVLGRIGIGRQDALVSLGGGAASDVTGFAAATWLRGVDVVHVPTTLLGMVDAAVGGKTGINTEAGKNLVGAFHQPLAVLVDMATLESLPRNEIVAGMAEIVKAGFIADPVILDLIEADPEAALDPAGSVLPELIRRAVVVKAEVVAADEKESQLREILNYGHTLAHAIERRERYRWRHGAAVSVGLAFAAELGRLAGRLDDATADRHHTVLTALGLPTTYDADALPQLLEYMAGDKKTRSGVLRFVVLEGLAKPARLEGPDPALLAAAYSEIGTRP; encoded by the coding sequence ATGACTGAACCCGTGACCGTCGACGTGCTGGTCGACCGGCCCTACCCGGTGATCATCGGGACCGGGTTGCTCGATGATCTCGCCCGCGTCCTCGACGGACGGCACAAGGTGGCCATCCTGCATCAGCCCGTTTTGAACGAGACGGCCGAGGCAATCCGAAAGCGATTGTCCGACAGCGGTATCGATGCTCATCGCGTCGAGATCCCGGATGCCGAAGATGGCAAGGAGTTGCCGGTCGTCGGCTTCATCTGGGATGTGTTGGGCCGCATCGGCATCGGTCGCCAGGATGCCCTCGTCAGCTTGGGCGGGGGAGCGGCCAGCGACGTGACGGGGTTCGCCGCCGCGACGTGGTTGCGTGGCGTCGACGTCGTGCACGTGCCCACCACTCTGCTGGGCATGGTCGACGCAGCGGTGGGTGGGAAGACCGGCATCAACACCGAAGCGGGCAAGAACCTCGTCGGAGCCTTTCACCAACCGCTCGCGGTGCTGGTCGACATGGCCACCCTGGAGTCGTTGCCACGCAACGAGATCGTGGCGGGAATGGCGGAGATCGTCAAGGCCGGATTCATCGCCGACCCGGTGATCCTCGACCTGATCGAGGCCGATCCCGAAGCGGCGCTCGATCCCGCTGGTTCGGTGCTCCCCGAGCTGATCCGGCGAGCGGTCGTCGTCAAGGCCGAGGTCGTCGCCGCCGACGAGAAGGAATCGCAATTGCGCGAGATCCTCAACTACGGGCACACTCTCGCGCACGCGATCGAGCGTCGGGAGCGCTACCGGTGGCGCCACGGTGCCGCGGTGTCGGTGGGACTGGCGTTCGCCGCCGAACTGGGCCGCCTGGCCGGGCGGCTCGACGACGCGACGGCCGACCGGCACCACACCGTGCTGACCGCGCTCGGGCTTCCGACGACCTACGACGCCGACGCACTGCCACAGCTGCTCGAGTACATGGCCGGCGACAAGAAGACTCGGTCGGGCGTGCTGCGTTTCGTGGTCCTCGAGGGTCTGGCCAAGCCGGCCAGACTGGAGGGCCCGGATCCCGCGCTGCTCGCGGCCGCCTACTCGGAGATCGGGACCCGCCCATGA
- the pyrR gene encoding bifunctional pyr operon transcriptional regulator/uracil phosphoribosyltransferase PyrR — MAAPSPDRELMSAADVSRTVARIAHQIIEKTALDAVDAPRVILLGIPTRGVTLAARLALNITEFSSVPVSAGALDVTLYRDDLNFKPPRPLEDTSIPEGGIDDAVVVLVDDVLYSGRTVRAALDALRDVGRPRAVQLAALVDRGHRELPFRADYVGKNVPTSRNDNIKVLLTEDDGRDGVLIASHGGPVR, encoded by the coding sequence ATGGCTGCACCCAGCCCCGACCGGGAATTGATGTCCGCCGCCGACGTGAGCCGGACCGTCGCCCGCATCGCTCATCAGATCATCGAGAAGACCGCCCTCGACGCCGTCGATGCGCCCCGCGTGATCCTCCTCGGCATTCCGACCCGCGGGGTTACGCTCGCCGCCCGCCTGGCGCTCAACATCACCGAGTTCTCCTCGGTCCCGGTCTCCGCAGGGGCGCTCGACGTCACTCTGTACCGCGACGACCTCAACTTCAAGCCACCGCGTCCACTCGAGGACACCTCGATCCCCGAGGGTGGAATCGATGACGCGGTAGTGGTTCTCGTCGACGACGTGCTCTATTCCGGGCGTACCGTACGAGCCGCACTCGACGCGCTCCGGGACGTCGGTCGCCCACGCGCGGTGCAACTCGCGGCGCTCGTCGATCGGGGTCACCGCGAGCTTCCCTTCCGCGCCGACTACGTCGGCAAGAACGTGCCCACCTCCCGCAACGACAACATCAAGGTGCTGTTGACCGAAGACGACGGCCGCGATGGCGTGCTGATCGCCTCGCACGGCGGGCCGGTGCGATGA
- a CDS encoding MarR family winged helix-turn-helix transcriptional regulator, translated as MATADPGSPHDPIDDVERAERSRMTAQETSWALREFTRAAVDVDYLIARRLDLRPMDYTALNHIFGNAGSLSPHHVSARLGISTGSASELLDRLERAGHIERHRSADDRRRVTLEPTPSAVENVLSTLQPLIAALDDLAEEYTPAEREVITQYLRGAVGVLRQYERAGDT; from the coding sequence ATGGCAACAGCCGATCCAGGGAGCCCGCACGATCCCATCGATGACGTCGAGCGCGCCGAACGCAGTCGTATGACGGCACAGGAAACCTCTTGGGCTCTTCGGGAATTCACCCGCGCGGCCGTCGACGTCGACTACCTCATCGCTCGGCGGCTGGATCTTCGACCGATGGACTACACCGCGCTCAATCACATCTTCGGCAATGCCGGGTCATTGAGCCCGCATCACGTGAGCGCCCGACTCGGAATCAGCACCGGATCGGCAAGCGAGCTGCTGGACCGACTCGAGCGGGCCGGGCACATCGAGAGGCATCGCAGCGCCGACGACCGCAGGCGGGTGACACTCGAGCCCACCCCATCGGCCGTCGAGAACGTGCTCTCCACACTTCAGCCGCTCATCGCCGCGCTGGACGATCTGGCGGAGGAATACACCCCGGCGGAACGCGAGGTCATCACCCAGTACCTACGGGGAGCGGTCGGTGTCCTGCGGCAGTACGAACGAGCAGGAGATACCTAG
- a CDS encoding serine hydrolase domain-containing protein, whose protein sequence is MKLDDNQASIRDAIDAGLLAGAVTMVWQAGRVLQVNELGHRDVHAGLPMQRDTIFRIASMTKPVTVAAAMSMVEEGAFALGDSVAQWLPELADVRVMADPTGPLETTVPLRRPITFDDLMTHRSGLAYAFSVGPPLGRAYGTLMFRQDQDRWLAELARLPLAHQPGDRLTYSHATDVLGIALSRIAGEPLADVLATRILGPLGMSDTGFKVSHEGRRRAATMYQLDETGTLRDDVMSPAPVTLPTFCTGGAGLWSTADDYLAFARMLLGEGSVNGVTVLSEESVRLMRTDRLTDQQRTQPFLGMPFWRSRGFGLNLSVVTDAAQSRQLYGPGGVGTFSWPGAYGTWWQADPAADLIMLYLIQNLPDLSPDAAAAAVAGNTSLAKLQAAQPRFVRRTYQALES, encoded by the coding sequence GTGAAACTCGACGACAACCAGGCGTCCATCCGCGACGCCATCGACGCCGGCTTGCTGGCGGGCGCCGTCACGATGGTGTGGCAGGCGGGCCGGGTGTTGCAGGTCAACGAACTCGGCCACCGTGACGTCCACGCGGGGCTACCGATGCAGCGCGACACCATCTTCCGGATCGCCTCGATGACCAAGCCGGTCACGGTCGCGGCGGCGATGTCGATGGTCGAGGAAGGCGCCTTCGCCCTCGGGGACTCCGTCGCGCAGTGGCTGCCCGAGCTCGCCGACGTCCGGGTGATGGCGGACCCGACGGGACCGCTCGAGACCACGGTGCCCCTGCGACGGCCGATCACGTTCGACGATCTGATGACCCACCGCAGCGGCCTGGCCTACGCGTTCTCGGTCGGGCCGCCCTTGGGCCGGGCGTACGGCACGCTGATGTTCCGACAGGACCAGGACCGCTGGCTCGCCGAACTCGCCCGGCTGCCGCTGGCCCACCAGCCCGGCGATCGGCTGACCTACAGCCACGCGACCGACGTGCTGGGGATCGCGCTGTCCCGGATCGCGGGCGAACCACTGGCCGACGTGCTAGCGACCCGCATCCTGGGACCTCTCGGCATGTCCGACACCGGTTTCAAGGTGAGCCACGAAGGGCGCCGACGAGCCGCCACGATGTACCAGCTCGACGAGACCGGCACCCTGCGGGACGACGTCATGAGCCCGGCGCCGGTGACCCTCCCGACGTTCTGCACCGGCGGGGCCGGCCTCTGGTCGACGGCCGACGACTACCTCGCGTTCGCCCGCATGCTGCTCGGCGAGGGTTCGGTGAATGGCGTCACGGTGCTCTCCGAGGAATCGGTGCGGCTGATGCGGACGGACAGACTGACCGACCAGCAGCGGACCCAACCGTTCCTGGGGATGCCGTTCTGGCGGAGCCGCGGCTTCGGCCTGAACCTGTCCGTCGTCACCGATGCCGCACAGTCGCGTCAGCTATACGGGCCGGGCGGAGTCGGCACGTTCAGTTGGCCCGGGGCGTACGGCACGTGGTGGCAGGCCGATCCCGCCGCGGATCTGATCATGCTGTACCTCATCCAGAACCTGCCCGATCTCAGCCCGGACGCTGCCGCCGCCGCGGTGGCCGGCAACACCTCACTGGCGAAGCTGCAGGCGGCGCAGCCGCGGTTCGTCCGCCGCACGTATCAGGCGCTGGAGTCGTAG
- a CDS encoding TspO/MBR family protein, with translation MTDVRTKESRRYRWWHAAAVGVVANVASALPAGYNGDGDFYASLRTPPGAPPGWVFAPVWAANNTLTLVSNLRIANLPEETPGRRRALEVEAANWMLFSSFAGMFFGLRSPILAAANTMAGFALTTYSVRATAALDRRAAWALVPRLAWLGFASYVSTSIAVKSPDRLFGYRPGRSDRV, from the coding sequence ATGACCGACGTCCGCACCAAGGAATCAAGGCGCTACCGGTGGTGGCACGCCGCCGCCGTCGGAGTGGTGGCCAACGTCGCCAGCGCACTTCCGGCGGGCTACAACGGAGACGGAGACTTCTACGCCTCGCTGCGCACCCCGCCCGGCGCACCTCCGGGGTGGGTCTTCGCGCCCGTGTGGGCGGCGAACAACACGCTCACACTGGTGAGCAACCTGCGGATCGCGAACCTGCCGGAGGAGACTCCCGGCCGTCGCCGTGCCCTGGAAGTCGAGGCCGCCAACTGGATGCTCTTCAGTTCATTTGCCGGAATGTTCTTCGGTCTGCGCAGCCCGATCCTCGCTGCGGCCAACACGATGGCGGGGTTCGCGCTGACCACTTACAGCGTCCGCGCCACCGCCGCACTGGATCGGCGCGCGGCGTGGGCCCTCGTACCGCGCCTGGCGTGGCTCGGGTTCGCCTCCTACGTGTCCACCTCGATAGCGGTGAAGAGCCCAGACCGGCTGTTCGGATACCGCCCGGGGCGGTCCGACCGCGTCTAA
- the efp gene encoding elongation factor P, translating into MASTADFKNGLVLQIDGQLWQITEFQHVKPGKGPAFVRTKLKNVLSGKVVDKTYNAGVKVETATVDRRDTTYLYRDGSDFVFMDAQDFEQHPLPESLVGDAANYLLEGMPVQVAFSEGAPLYLELPVTVELIVSHTDPGLQGDRSSAGTKPATMETGAQINVPLFINTGDKLKVDSRDGSYLGRVNA; encoded by the coding sequence GTGGCATCGACCGCCGACTTCAAGAATGGGCTCGTCCTGCAGATCGATGGCCAGCTGTGGCAGATCACCGAGTTCCAGCACGTCAAACCGGGCAAGGGTCCGGCGTTCGTGCGCACCAAGCTCAAGAACGTGCTGTCCGGCAAGGTCGTGGACAAGACGTACAACGCAGGCGTGAAGGTCGAGACCGCGACCGTCGACCGCCGCGACACCACGTACCTCTACCGCGACGGTAGTGACTTCGTGTTCATGGACGCCCAGGACTTCGAACAGCACCCGCTGCCGGAGTCCCTGGTCGGAGATGCCGCGAATTACCTGCTCGAGGGCATGCCGGTGCAGGTCGCTTTCAGCGAGGGCGCACCGCTGTACCTGGAACTGCCGGTGACCGTCGAACTGATCGTGTCCCACACCGACCCTGGTCTGCAGGGCGACCGCTCCAGCGCAGGCACCAAGCCGGCCACCATGGAGACGGGCGCCCAGATCAACGTGCCGCTGTTCATCAACACCGGTGACAAGCTCAAGGTCGACTCCCGCGACGGCAGTTACCTCGGTCGCGTGAATGCCTGA
- the aroQ gene encoding type II 3-dehydroquinate dehydratase encodes MTINVFNGPNLGRLGKRQPEVYGSTTHDDLVAMIEREAGELGVTVVVRQTDSEAELLDWVHAAADAKEPVVLNAGALTHTSVALRDACAELSAPLIEVHISNVHTREEFRHHSYLSGVATGVIVGLGVQGYLLALRYLAGSGH; translated from the coding sequence ATGACCATCAACGTCTTCAACGGCCCCAACCTGGGCAGGCTCGGCAAGCGGCAACCCGAGGTCTACGGCAGCACTACCCACGACGATCTCGTTGCGATGATCGAACGTGAAGCCGGCGAGCTCGGGGTGACGGTCGTCGTGCGGCAGACCGACAGCGAGGCCGAGCTGCTGGACTGGGTCCATGCGGCCGCCGACGCGAAGGAGCCGGTGGTGCTCAACGCCGGCGCGCTGACCCACACGTCGGTGGCCCTACGCGATGCGTGCGCGGAGCTGAGTGCGCCGCTGATCGAGGTGCACATCTCGAATGTGCATACGCGCGAGGAGTTTCGGCACCACTCGTATCTGAGCGGGGTGGCTACGGGCGTGATCGTCGGTCTCGGCGTCCAGGGCTATCTGCTGGCGCTGCGCTACCTGGCGGGCAGCGGGCACTAG